A window of Candidatus Nitrosotenuis uzonensis genomic DNA:
CCAGGAGGGCTTAAATTTCTCTCAAGGGCCCAGATTCAAAGAATCCTGTTTGGCGTGGTAGTAGCATTTGTCATGGTTGATGGATACTACAGAACATTGGGCGTTAATTCAATTGCTTTCATAGGGGATCCCTTTGACTTTGCAGCTTTGTACACGCTTTCACTGGTAGGAATACTTGGCGTTCATGAAGCAGGCCATCTTGTGGCTGCAAGAATACACAAGGTACGCACGTCGTGGCCTTATTTTATCCCCGGAATACCGGTGATTGGACTGCCCACATTTGGTGCCCTTATCCAGTCACGCGGTCTCACCATAAACCGCGATATCTTGTTCGATATTGCCATTGCCGGGCCGCTTGCAGGTCTTGTGATTGCCATAATAGTATCATTTTACGGGGCATATACATCGCCCGTTCTTGATGAGTTTGTGGCCCAGTCCCTTCCAGAGGGAAGCCTTCAGGAGCTTAACGATAGCATACTAATGCAGATTGCGCTTTCTGCGTACGGTAAGGGCGGCTCTGACGTTCAAGTTATAATGTCACCCATATTGTTTGCCGCATGGCTGGGGTTTTTGATCACGTTCTTGAATCTGCTTCCCGCCTGGCAGCTTGACGGGGGCCACATGGCAAGGGCGTTATTTGGTCAGAGAATGCACCGCTTTGCAACATACGGTAGTGTGGCATTACTTTTTGCGCTGCAATATCACATAATGGCGCTCTTTATCCTGTTGTTTAGCTCAAAAAATACTAGCGTAAGACCACTCGATGATGTCTCACCTCTCTCAAAGAACAGAAAGTATCTTTACATTGCAGTGATAGTCATAGCGTTCTTGTGCGCGCCGATCCCGCACTCAATTTGGTTCAAGTAGTATTCTTGCTCCGTCCGGGACAAGGGATATCTTTTGTCTTGCACCCTGATGCTTTAGAACATATTCTAGTGTTTCTTTGACTCCATCAAACGAGAGAATGCCAAGTTTTTTCAGATACAGCTCAGGAAGAATTGAAACAAGTCCAATCTGAATCTTTTTTTGAATCTCAGAAAGATACAGTAGATCTTCCATTCCGTCCACATATTTGGCAGGCTTTTGCAGTCTTTCTATACTCATGCGGCCCTCTATGAACTGCCTTATTGCCTCAGAGCCGATTCCAGCCCTGCACTCACCTACCAGCATCGCAAGCCCATCATCCTTTATTGCCCTGTAGCAATTCCAAAGAGAGCCAAGAGATCTACCAAAAGTATCGTTGCTTGCATCCTTTCCAGTGCTGATAAGAAGAGCTCTATGTTTTTCTACCTTTTTTGAAAACGTGCGCAGTGTTCCAGATATCGAAAGTGTGTTTGATGGGTGTCCTACTGCCACATCGGCTATGCCTCCCTGATGGGCCACAAGCTCGACTGCCAAGACATCAAATGAATCGGCAAACTCTTTTGCAATGTTAATGCTCTGTGTTTGCTCGCCGGAATTTGGGAGGTTGCCCTGTCTTTTTTCGTATGCGGAAAGCATCCTGTCTTTTCCGAATCGTCGCAAAAGCCTTGTGCAGACAGCGTTAAACCCAAAGAGGCCGTCAAACTCCATCTCTCCAACAAAGACAAGATCCGGGTTTGCCTTCTCCATTCCGTCAAAGGCTAACACCTGGCCGTCCTGCGGCAGTCCCGATCTTACCAAATTCATTATTTGCTTGTCTGCAAATATCTTTGGCTTGGGCACCGATTTTTGAGCACACTTGTCGTAGATCAGCAATAGCGTCTTTTGCACGGCCGCAGTATAATTGAGGACGACAAGATCCAGCGGCTTGCTCAGATCGATTGCATCAAGCCTCTCTGATAGTATCGTATCATCAAGTATTGGGCCGGAATACTCTATTTTCTGATCAAGGTTTTCTGCCTTTATATCCAGCA
This region includes:
- a CDS encoding site-2 protease family protein encodes the protein MGEPTQEQVISIVSSIFNVRDINITLEKMEFEIDDEDFKLKFVTLAQKLESIGIVCFLKKSNERLLIQVNRLPPEPGGLKFLSRAQIQRILFGVVVAFVMVDGYYRTLGVNSIAFIGDPFDFAALYTLSLVGILGVHEAGHLVAARIHKVRTSWPYFIPGIPVIGLPTFGALIQSRGLTINRDILFDIAIAGPLAGLVIAIIVSFYGAYTSPVLDEFVAQSLPEGSLQELNDSILMQIALSAYGKGGSDVQVIMSPILFAAWLGFLITFLNLLPAWQLDGGHMARALFGQRMHRFATYGSVALLFALQYHIMALFILLFSSKNTSVRPLDDVSPLSKNRKYLYIAVIVIAFLCAPIPHSIWFK